One genomic segment of Arachis duranensis cultivar V14167 chromosome 4, aradu.V14167.gnm2.J7QH, whole genome shotgun sequence includes these proteins:
- the LOC110280507 gene encoding uncharacterized protein LOC110280507, protein MLAYGVAADAVDDYVRIAESTTIECLEKFVEGVISVFEDEYLRKPNLNYLRRLLQMEEGRGFLGMLGSIYCMHWEWKNCPKAWKSMYMNVYHGVATIVLEVVVCSDLWIWHVFFGVSGSKNDINVLDCSPVFDDILNDRAPEVNYTINGNNYTMGYYLVDGIYLEWAAFVKSISKPQKEKHKLFAQYQEGQRKDVKRAFGVLQARFAIICGLARFWKKKKLANIM, encoded by the coding sequence ATGTTAGCATATGGCGTAGCTGCTGATGCCGTAGATGATTATGTGCGCATAGCCGAGAGCACTACAATTGAATGCTTggaaaaatttgttgaaggtgTCATTTCAGTGTTCGAGGATGAATACTTACGAAAACCAAATTTAAATTATCTACGACGCTTGCTACAAATGGAAGAAGGTCGTGGCTTTCTTGGCATGTTGGGTAGCATTTACTGCATGCATTGGGAATGGAAAAATTGTCCAAAGGCATGGAAAAGTATGTACATGAATGTTTATCATGGAGTTGCAACCATAGTACTTGAGGTTGTAGTATGTTCAGACCTTTGGATATGGCATGTGTTCTTTGGAGTGTCTGGTTCAAAAAATGATATTAACGTGCTAGATTGTTCACCAGTGTTTGATGATATTCTAAATGACCGTGCTCCAGAGGTAAATTATACTATTAATGGTAATAACTATACTATGGGATACTATTTAGTAGATGGTATTTATCTTGAATGGGCCGCATTTGTTAAATCAATCTCAAAACCACAAAAAGAGAAACACAAGTTATTTGCACAATATCAAGAAGGGCAAAGAAAAGATGTAAAACGAGCATTCGGAGTGTTGCAAGCACGCTTTGCAATTATATGTGGTCTAGCGCGCttttggaaaaagaagaaacttgCAAATATAATGTGA